A single Perognathus longimembris pacificus isolate PPM17 chromosome 17, ASM2315922v1, whole genome shotgun sequence DNA region contains:
- the Ccr10 gene encoding C-C chemokine receptor type 10: MGTEPTEQVSWGPYSGIDEEEAYSAEPLPEICYKADVQAFSRAFQPSVSLMVSALGLAGNGLVLATHLAAQRAARSTTSAHLLQLALADFLLALTLPFAAVGALQGWSLGSATCRAVAGLYSASFHAGFLFLACISADRYVAIARALPAGRRPSTPARAHLVSAIVWLLSLLLALPALLFSRDGRREGQRRCRLVFPEGLTQTVKGASAVAQVALGFALPLGVMAACYALLGRTLLAARGPERRRALRVVVALVAAFVVLQLPYSLALLLDTADLLAARERSCPASKRKDLALLVTGGLALARCGLNPVLYAFLGLRFRQDLRRLLRGGGCSPRPQPRSRCPRRPRLSSCSAPTETHSLSWDS, encoded by the exons ATGGGGACGGAGCCCACAGAGCAG GTTTCCTGGGGCCCCTACTCTGGGATTGACGAGGAGGAGGCATATTCAGCCGAACCGTTGCCCGAGATCTGCTACAAGGCGGATGTCCAGGCGTTTAGTCGGGCTTTCCAACCCAGTGTTTCCCTGATGGTGTCTGCTCTCGGTCTGGCCGGCAATGGCCTGGTCCTGGCCACCCATCTGGCGGCCCAGCGCGCTGCCCGCTCGACCACCTCCGCccacctgctccagctggctctgGCCGACTTCCTCTTAGCCCTGACCCTGCCCTTCGCTGCCGTGGGAGCCCTTCAGGGCTGGAGTCTGGGAAGTGCCACCTGCCGCGCCGTAGCCGGCCTCTACTCGGCCTCTTTCCACGCAGGCTTCCTCTTCCTCGCCTGCATCAGCGCAGATCGCTACGTGGCCATCGCGCGGGCGCTGCCGGCCGGGCGGCGGCCTTCCACGCCGGCCCGCGCGCACTTGGTGTCAGCCATCGTGTGGCTGCTGTCGCTGCTCCTGGCGCTCCCCGCGCTCCTCTTCAGCCGGGACGGGCGCCGGGAAGGCCAGCGGCGCTGCCGCCTCGTCTTCCCCGAAGGCCTCACGCAGACGGTGAAGGGGGCCAGCGCGGTGGCGCAGGTGGCGCTGGGCTTCGCGCTGCCACTCGGCGTCATGGCAGCCTGTTACGCGCTCCTGGGCCGCACGCTGCTGGCCGCCAGGGGGCCCGAGCGCCGGCGGGCGCTGCGTGTGGTGGTGGCCCTGGTGGCGGCCTTCGTGGTGCTGCAGCTGCCCTACAGCCTCGCCCTGCTGCTGGATACAGCCGACCTGCTGGCTGCCCGCGAGCGGAGCTGCCCCGCCAGCAAGCGCAAGGATCTGGCACTGCTGGTCACCGGCGGCTTGGCACTGGCCCGCTGCGGCCTCAATCCCGTGCTCTATGCCTTCCTGGGCCTGCGCTTCCGCCAGGACCTGCGCAGGCTGCTAAGGGGTGGGGGCTGCAGCCCAAGGCCTCAGCCCCGCAGCCGCtgtccccgccggccccgcctctcTTCCTGCTCCGCTCCCACCGAGACCCACAGTCTCTCCTGGGACAGCTAA
- the Cntnap1 gene encoding contactin-associated protein 1: MRLGLFCIFLAAAVSGARGWGYYGCDEELVGPLFARSLGASSYYSLFTTARFARLHGISGWSPRIGDPNPWLQIDLMKKHRIRAVATQGSFNSWDWVTRYMLLYGDRVDSWTPFYQQGHNATFFGNVNESAVVRHDFHYHFTARYIRIVPLAWNPRGKAGLRLGLYGCPYKSDILYFDGDDAISYRFPKGVSRSLWDVFAFSFKTEEKDGLLLHTEGAQGDYVTLELQGAHLVLHMSLGSSPIQPRPGHTTVSAGGVLNDQHWHYVRVDRYGREANLTLDGYVQRFILNGDFERLNLDNEIFIGGLVGAAHKNLGYRHNFRGCMENVIFNRVNIADLAVRRHSRITFEGKVAFRCLDPVPHPINFGGPHNFVQVPGFPRRGRFAVSFRFRTWDLTGLLLFSSMGDGLGHVELMLSEGQVNVSIAQTGRKRLQFAAGYRLNDGFWHEVNFVAQENHAVISIDDVEGAEVRVSYPLLIRTGTSYFFGGCPKPASRWGCHSNQTAFHGCMELLKVDGQLVNLTLVEGRRLGYFAEVLFDTCGITDRCSPNMCEHDGRCYQSWDDFICYCELTGYKGVTCHEPLYKESCEAYRLSGKTSGNFTIDPDGSGPLKPFVVYCDIRENRAWTVVRHDRLWTTRVTGSSMERPFLGAVQYWNASWEEVSALANASQHCEQWIEFSCYNSRLLNTAGGYPYSFWIGRNEEQHFYWGGSQPGIQRCACGLDRSCVDPALHCNCDADQPQWRTDKGLLTFVDHLPVTQVVVGDTNRSSSEAQFFLRPLRCYGDRNSWNTISFHTGAALRFPPIYANHSLDISFYFRTSAPSGVFLENMGGPFCQWRRPYVRVELNTSRDVVFAFDVGNGDENLTVHSDDFEFNDDEWHLVRAEINVKQARLRVDHRPWVLRPMPLQTYIWLEYDQPLYVGSAELKRRPFVGCLRAMRLNGVTLNLEGRANASEGTFPNCTGHCVHPRFPCFHGGRCVERYSYYTCDCDLTAFDGPYCNHDIGGFFEPGTWMRYNLQSALRSAAREFSHMLSRPVPGYEPGYIPGYDTPGYVPGYHGPGYRLPDYPRPGRPVPGYRGPVYNVTGEEVSFSFSTNSAPAVLLYVSSFVRDYMAVLIKEDGTLQLRYQLGTSPYVYQLTTRPVTDGQPHSVNITRVYRNLFIQVDYFPLTEQKFSLLVDSQLDSPKALYLGRVMETGVIDPEIQRYNTPGFSGCLSGVRFNNVAPLKTHFRTPRPMTAELAEALRVQGELSESNCGAMPRLVSEVPPELDPWYLPPDFPYYHDDGWVAILLGFLVAFLLLGLVGMLVLFYLQNHRYKGSYHTNEPKATHDYHPGSKTPLPPSGPAQAPAPTPAPTQVPAPAPASAPTPAPAPAPGPGPRDQNLPQILEESRSE; the protein is encoded by the exons ATGCGTCTCGGGCTCTTCTGCATCTTCCTTGCTGCCGCGGTCTCAGGAGCTCGGGGCTGGGGCTACT ATGGCTGCGACGAGGAGCTTGTGGGGCCTCTGTTTGCCCGCTCCCTGGGTGCTTCCTCCTACTACAGTCTCTTCACCACAGCTCGCTTTGCCCGCTTGCACG GCATAAGTGGATGGTCACCCCGGATCGGGGACCCGAATCCCTGGCTCCAGATAGATTTAATGAAGAAGCACCGGATCCGAGCTGTGGCCACGCAGGGCTCCTTTAATTCATGGGACTGGGTCACCCGTTACATGCTGCTCTACGGTGACCGAGTGGACAGCTGGACGCCATTCTACCAGCAAGGGCACAACGCG ACCTTCTTCGGGAACGTGAACGAGTCCGCCGTGGTGCGCCACGACTTCCACTACCACTTCACGGCGCGCTACATCCGCATCGTGCCGCTGGCCTGGAACCCGCGCGGCAAGGCCGGCCTCCGCCTGGGCCTCTACGGCTGCCCTTACA AGTCCGACATACTCTATTTCGACGGCGACGATGCCATCTCGTACCGCTTCCCGAAAGGGGTCAGCCGAAGCCTGTGGGACGTGTTCGCCTTCAGCTTCAAGACGGAGGAGAAGGACGGGCTCCTGCTACACACCGAGGGCGCCCAGGGCGACTACGTGACCCTCGAACTGCAGGGGGCGCACTTGGTGCTGCACATGAGCCTGG GCAGCAGCCCCATCCAGCCACGACCTGGACACACGACTGTAAGTGCAGGCGGGGTCCTGAACGACCAGCACTGGCACTATGTGCGTGTGGACCGATACGGCCGGGAAGCAAACCTCACCTTGGATGGCTATGTGCAGCGCTTCATTCTCAATGGCGACTTTGAGAGGCTAAACCTGGACAATGAG ATATTCATCGGAGGTCTGGTGGGCGCTGCGCACAAGAACCTCGGCTATCGGCATAACTTCCGTGGCTGCATGGAAAACGTAATCTTTAACCGGGTCAACATCGCAGACCTGGCTGTGCGGCGTCATTCCAGGATCACCTTTGAG GGTAAGGTGGCCTTCCGTTGCCTGGATCCAGTTCCACACCCCATCAATTTTGGAGGCCCTCACAACTTCGTGCAGGTGCCTGGCTTCCCGCGCCGAGGCCGCTTTGCTGTTTCTTTTCGCTTCCGCACCTGGGATCTCACCGGGCTGCTCCTTTTCTCCAGCATGGGGGACGGTCTGGGTCATGTGGAGCTCATGCTCAGTGAAGGGCAGGTCAACGTGTCCATCGCACAGACCGGCAGAAAGAGGCTTCAGTTTGCAGCTG GGTACCGTCTGAATGATGGCTTCTGGCATGAGGTGAATTTTGTGGCACAGGAAAACCATGCAGTCATCAGCATTGATGATGTGGAAGGGGCAGAGGTCAGAGTCTCATACCCACTGCTGATCCGGACAGGGACCTCTTACTTCTTTGGGG GTTGTCCCAAACCAGCCAGTCGATGGGGCTGCCACTCCAACCAGACAGCATTCCATGGCTGCATGGAGCTGCTCAAGGTGGATGGTCAACTGGTCAACCTGACTCTGGTGGAGGGCCGCCGGCTTGGATACTTTGCTGAGGTCCTCTTTGACACATGTGGCATCACTGATAG ATGCAGCCCTAACATGTGTGAACACGATGGTCGATGCTACCAGTCTTGGGATGACTTCATTTGCTACTGTGAACTGACTGGCTACAAGGGAGTGACCTGCCACGAGC CGTTGTATAAGGAATCCTGTGAGGCTTATCGGCTCAGTGGGAAAACTTCTGGAAACTTCACCATTGATCCTGATGGCAGTGGCCCGCTTAAGCCATTTGTAGTGTATTGTGATATCCGAG agaACCGAGCATGGACAGTTGTGCGACATGACAGGCTATGGACAACTCGGGTAACAGGTTCCAGCATGGAGCGGCCCTTCCTGGGGGCTGTCCAGTACTGGAATGCATCCTGGGAGGAAGTCAGTGCCCTGGCCAATGCGTCTCAGCATTGTGAGCAGTGGATCGAGTTCTCCTGCTACAATTCCCGGCTGCTCAACACTGCAG GAGGCTACCCCTATAGCTTTTGGATTGGCCGAAACGAAGAGCAGCATTTCTACTGGGGAGGCTCCCAACCTGGGATCCAGCGCTGTGCCTGTGGGCTGGACCGGAGCTGTGTGGACCCTGCTCTGCACTGCAATTGTGATGCTGACCAGCCCCAGTG GAGAACGGACAAAGgcctgctgacttttgtggatcaTCTGCCTGTCACCCAGGTGGTAGTGGGGGATACAAACCGCTCCAGTTCAGAGGCCCAGTTCTTCCTGAGGCCTCTGCGCTGCTATGGCGACC GTAATTCCTGGAACACCATCTCCTTCCACACCGGGGCTGCACTACGTTTTCCTCCAATCTATGCCAACCACAGCCTCGACATCTCCTTCTACTTCAGGACCTCAGCTCCCTCAGGAGTGTTTCTGGAGAACATGGGAGGTCCTTTCTGCCAGTGGCGCCGGCCTTATGTGCGGGTGGAACTTAACA CATCCCGGGATGTGGTCTTTGCCTTTGATGTGGGGAATGGAGATGAGAACCTGACTGTACACTCCGACGACTTTGAGTTCAACGATGATGAGTGGCACCTGGTCCGGGCTGAAATCAACGTGAAGCAGGCCCGGCTGCGGGTGGATCACCGGCCCTGGGTGCTGCGGCCCATGCCCCTGCAGACCTATATCTGGCTGGAGTACGACCAGCCCCTCTATGTTG GATCTGCAGAGCTTAAGAGACGCCCATTTGTGGGCTGCTTGAGGGCCATGCGTCTGAATGGAGTGACTCTGAACTTGGAAGGCCGTGCCAATGCCTCTGAGGGCACCTTCCCCAACTGCACGGGCCACTGTGTCCACCCCAGGTTCCCCTGCTTCCATGGAGGCCGCTGCGTGGAGCGCTACAGCTACTACACGTGTGACTGTGACCTCACAGCTTTTGATGGGCCCTACTGCAACCATG ATATCGGTGGTTTCTTTGAGCCAGGCACTTGGATGCGCTACAACCTCCAGTCAGCACTGCGTTCTGCAGCCCGGGAGTTCTCCCACATGCTGAGTCGGCCCGTGCCAGGCTACGAGCCTGGCTATATCCCTGGTTATGACACCCCGGGCTATGTGCCTGGTTATCATGGCCCTGGGTACCGCCTACCTGACTACCCACGGCCGGGCCGGCCTGTGCCCGGTTACCGGGGACCTGTTTACAACGTGACAGGAGAAGAGGTCTCCTTCAGCTTCAGCACTAATTCTGCACCTGCAGTCCTGCTCTATGTGAGCTCCTTTGTGCGCGATTACATGGCTGTGCTCATCAAGGAAGATG GGACCCTGCAGCTACGttaccagctgggcaccagtccCTATGTGTACCAACTAACCACCCGGCCAGTTACTGATGGCCAGCCCCACAGTGTCAACATCACCAGGGTCTACCGCAACCTCTTCATCCAG GTGGACTATTTCCCACTGACAGAACAGAAGTTCTCACTGCTGGTGGACAGCCAGCTGGACTCGCCCAAGGCCTTGTACCTAGGGCGTGTGATGG AGACAGGAGTCATTGACCCCGAGATCCAGCGCTACAATACCCCAGGTTTCTCCGGCTGTCTGTCTGGTGTTCGATTTAATAATGTGGCTCCCCTCAAGACCCACTTCCGAACCCCTCGGCCCATGACTGCTGAGTTAGCTGAGGCCTTGCGAGTTCAGGGAGAATTGTCAGAATCTAACTGTGGAGCTATGCCACGTCTGGTCTCAGAGGTGCCACCTGAGCTTGATCCCTGGTATCTTCCCCCAG aCTTTCCATACTACCATGATGATGGATGGGTTGCCATACTTTTAGGCT TTTTGGTGGCCTTCCTGCTGCTGGGGCTGGTGGGAATGTTGGTGCTCTTCTATCTGCAAAATCATCGCTACAAGGGCTCCTACCACACCAATGAGCCCAAGGCCACCCATGATTACCATCCTGGGAGCAAAACTCCCTTACCTCCTTCAGGCCCTGCCCAGGCACCTGCCCCCACACCAGCTCCAacccaagttccagccccagccccagcctcagccccaaccccagccccagccccagcccctggcccaggTCCCCGGGACCAGAACCTACCCCAAATCCTGGAGGAGTCCAGGTCTGAATGA